The Methanomassiliicoccus luminyensis B10 sequence GCTCAGCGGGAGCTTGTCCCGGCGAGCTCGGCGCTCAGTTCCCACAGCCGCTTCTGGTCCTCCTGATCATAGGACCGCCGGGAGGACCGGGCCTTCTTCCGCCGCACATAATACCCGCCGGTGGCGCCTTCCACCTCCGGTGACGAGGCCAGGTATACCGTCGTCCTCGCCCCCTCCTCCGGGCCGATCATGATGGGGCGGAGGAGGAGCATGACCGCGCCGAACCAGCCGCCCACACCCTTGGCGAAGTTGGTCCTGACTATGCCGGGATGGAGGCAGTTCGCGGTGACCCCCGTCCCCTCCAGGCGGCGCGAGAGCTCGTAAGTGAACATGATGTTGGCCAACTTGGCCTGGGAATAGGCCCTCAGGGGATCGTACCCCCGCTCCAGCATGATGTCGTCGAAGTGGATCCGCCCGAACACGTGAGCGACCGAGCTCACCGTCACCACTCTGGAGGGAGCGCTGGCCTTCAGCCGGCCCATAAGAAGGTCGGTCAGCAGGAACGGGGCCAGGTGGTCCAGGGCGAAGGTATGCTCATACCCATCGGCGGTCAGCTCCCGTTTCCCGATGACCAGTCCGGCGTTGTTGACCAGTACGTCCAACCGGTCGTACCGGTCCAGGAAGCGCGAGGCCAGGCCCCTCACCTCCTCCATGGAGGTGAGATCGGCCACCAGCGTGTCGGCGGTGCCGCCCCGGGATTCTATCCCGCCCACTACCGTGCCCAGCCTGCCCTGGTCCCGGCCTACCAGGACCATGTGAGCCCCCATGCCGGCCAGCTCCACGGCCGCGGCCCTGCCGATCCCCGAGGTAGCCCCGGTCAGCAGCACCGTCTTTCCCGCCATCGGCTTATCCATTGTCGCCCTCCCTTGCTTGCCGGTCGATCCGACCGTCCCCCATTTGCTCCCTACGTTACATAATATACTATATGGGAACCCCGTAGGAAGACCCTCAAGGCTCCTCGGCACGGCCCCCGACGGCCGGCCCGCCCTCCTTTAGCAAACGTTACAGAAACATCCAAGATACTATCATTTATCGACATATAGAACTGACTGGCTAATGATTTTTAATGAATATCAATTAGGATAACCAGATGAAAAATCACTTCAAAGATAGGCGCGTCATTAGGTTTGCTCTGTCAGGCGGCATGCCGTGAGAGCGGCATAACCGACGACACGAGATGGGATGGGTTTAGAAATGAAGTCTTTACCTAAATTAGCGATAGCTGTCCCGATAGCAGCGGTGCTGCTGCTGGGAGTGCTGCTGTCGTCCAATTTCGCGGCCGCTGCGGCCCCCACCCCCGAAGTAGGAAGGGTGACCGTATCTGGCCAAGAGATCCTGGTGGGCGGCCACAAGCCCGACGCGCCGTTCTTCGGCGTGGTGGACACGACCGTCCTCGCATTCGCAACTCAAGCTTACATCAACGGTGACAAGACCGTGGCCGGCAAGGGCTCGGTGTTCAACGCGCCGGATACGGGGACCCATGTCCCCGTGACGCCCAACGACACTCCGGACGCGTTCTGGAACCAGTACTTCGCCCAGATGGCGCACTACGGCGTCAACCTGGTGCGCATCGGTCCCGGCGACAGCTGGGGTTCCGAGATCCAGTACAATGCCTGGCTCAACCACCACGATGAGTACATGGACCTGATCGACTGCATGACATACTATGCTGAGGTCAACGGCGTGTACCTGGTGTTCGTGACCGGCGGCGTCCAGCACGAGACCCCCTTCGCCTACGGCGGTTCGGGCTCCGTGTTCGACCCCAAGTCCGAGGCCTTTGACAACTATGTCAAGTTCAGCCGCTCGATGATGACGTACCTGGACGACGAGAACATCGTCGCCTGGTACGATCTCTTCAACGAGCCGGACCACAACGGTGTCAACGAGGCTTACTGGCATGGCGACAAAGTCAAGTTCAACACCTGGGCCCGCGCCCTGGCCAGCGCCACCGCGGGCGCGTCGACGCACCCCCGGACGCTGGGTGTTGCTGGATACAGCAACCTGTTCGGGTGGAGCCAGTCGGACTTCGATCTCTCCACCGGCAAGACCGGGTTCGAGATCGCGCACCGGCACTACTATGCCTCCGCCAACGACCCCAAGGTCTTCACCGAGCCTGAGCAGTGGGCCGACAACGACAACATGCCCCTGTACTGGGGAGAGCTTGCCAACAACGGCGAGTACCCCCTGAGCAGGTACACCTACGGCGAAAAGACCATCTACGCCAACGGGGGGCAGGCCATTACCTCCATGGTACTGACCGGCACTTCCGATTACCCCTACAAGGGCGGCGTCGAGGCCAAGAACGTCGTAAGGGTCGACGACGGGCCTGTCAAGGTGAAGGTCCAGAACACTGATGCCAACGGCGCTTCCGCCAGCGGCGGCGTGTTCACCGGCGCCTCGTCCATCTATGGCGGGGCCTCCGCCGGCGCCATCGGCGCCTCCGGCGCTTCCGGCAGCTCTGTCATAGGCGCTCTCGGCCTGGCGGCCATGATCGGCCTGGTGATGTTCCTTTACTTCGACCGCCGCAGGCTTTGCTAAGCTTGACGGGGCGAACCTCAAACCTCTTCCCCTGTTTTCTCTATTTCATCATCCTATTGGACCAGTGACAACGGCACCCTGTCTCGACGGGGGCCATGATTCTGTGCGTTCAGGGCCCAAGACCTCTTCCCCTCTCGGGGGCCCCGTACCATACCCATGACGAATCTATCTCCGCATAGTACATCTCCGCGAAGCGGAGGGGGGCGGGGACCGGAGCCTCCGCCACTCCGGAAAAGCGGGGGTCCATTATTCCAATGGCCATTCCCAGAGAGCTTCCGTCAGGAGATGCGCCCCTGAAGGAGGGCCATCCCTCCGACAGGACCGAGGCGATGCCGCGGTCCCGGCACAGCCCCAGGAAGCCACCCAGGCCGCTTCCGGGGGGCAGGAGCGCTACCTCCGCGCCGGCCATCTCGGCATCGTACTTCAACCTGCATTCCGTGCCCTCCTCGGCCACCACGATGGCGCCGGCGGGGAGCGGGTGCGGGCAGCGGGGCGAGGAGAAGAGGGAGAGACCGGGATCGTGGACTATGAGCCGCCCGGGGCCCGCCAGGCGCGAGGGGGCTATCGAACTCGCGTCCACCAGGTACGCCTGGTGCATGGACCGCAAACGGTCCCTGATGGCGGCGGCCTCCCCCGCCATCTCCTCCGAGCTTAGCTCCTCCAGGGGCACCGGGCGCCCGTCGAGGGTCTGGCACAGGAACACCGTGATGAACGGGGAAGGGGCTCCCTCGCGCAGCATGGCCTTCTTGGCGAACCTCATGATGCGGTCCACCTCCGGGGAATGGTGCGGGTTGTCCCTCAGGTCGATGCGATGGTGGAACCTCTCGGCCTTGGTCTCCAGATACCTCCAGTTGTCCTTGGTGACCCTCGGGTTGATGGCCAGCCGCTCCGCCACCCCGATCCCGTACCGGTCGAACGCCTCTGACTTGTCGGGATTGTTGGTGAGCAGGCGTATCGACCTCACCCCCAGGTCCTTCAGGATGAGAGCGGCGGCGCCGTACTCGCGGCTGTCCGGCTCATACCCCAGGGCCTCGTTGGCATCTATGGTGTCGTATCCCTGGTCCTGGAGGTTGTAGGACCTCAGCTTGGACCTCAGGCCGATGCCCCGGCCTTCCTGCCGCAGGTAGATGAGCACGCCCTCGCCCTCCTCGGCGATCATCTCGATGGACTGCCTGAACTGGGACTGGCAGTCGCAGCGGAGGGATCCGAGGAGATCGCCGGTCAGGCATTCCGAGTGGACCCTGGTGAGGACCTTTTCTTTTCCGGCCACATCGCCCATGACCAGGGCGAGCTGCTCCTTCCCCTCCTCATCGAGATAGAGGTGCAGTCGGAACGTGCCCGCGTCGGTGGGGAGGCGCACGTCCACCTCGTGGGTTATGGCCCCCGTCTCCCCCTGTATCCTCCTGAACGAGGGGTCCGGCCCTTCCGCCGCCCTCATCGCATGCCCCTTGGGATTGCTGCCCATTCGACACCTGCTAGGTCTATTGAAGCCGCATGCGAATGAACCTTTGCCGTGGTTATCCGAAACCG is a genomic window containing:
- a CDS encoding SDR family oxidoreductase, encoding MDKPMAGKTVLLTGATSGIGRAAAVELAGMGAHMVLVGRDQGRLGTVVGGIESRGGTADTLVADLTSMEEVRGLASRFLDRYDRLDVLVNNAGLVIGKRELTADGYEHTFALDHLAPFLLTDLLMGRLKASAPSRVVTVSSVAHVFGRIHFDDIMLERGYDPLRAYSQAKLANIMFTYELSRRLEGTGVTANCLHPGIVRTNFAKGVGGWFGAVMLLLRPIMIGPEEGARTTVYLASSPEVEGATGGYYVRRKKARSSRRSYDQEDQKRLWELSAELAGTSSR
- the ribA gene encoding GTP cyclohydrolase II gives rise to the protein MGSNPKGHAMRAAEGPDPSFRRIQGETGAITHEVDVRLPTDAGTFRLHLYLDEEGKEQLALVMGDVAGKEKVLTRVHSECLTGDLLGSLRCDCQSQFRQSIEMIAEEGEGVLIYLRQEGRGIGLRSKLRSYNLQDQGYDTIDANEALGYEPDSREYGAAALILKDLGVRSIRLLTNNPDKSEAFDRYGIGVAERLAINPRVTKDNWRYLETKAERFHHRIDLRDNPHHSPEVDRIMRFAKKAMLREGAPSPFITVFLCQTLDGRPVPLEELSSEEMAGEAAAIRDRLRSMHQAYLVDASSIAPSRLAGPGRLIVHDPGLSLFSSPRCPHPLPAGAIVVAEEGTECRLKYDAEMAGAEVALLPPGSGLGGFLGLCRDRGIASVLSEGWPSFRGASPDGSSLGMAIGIMDPRFSGVAEAPVPAPLRFAEMYYAEIDSSWVWYGAPERGRGLGP